One window of Triticum dicoccoides isolate Atlit2015 ecotype Zavitan chromosome 5A, WEW_v2.0, whole genome shotgun sequence genomic DNA carries:
- the LOC119302099 gene encoding uncharacterized protein LOC119302099 isoform X1 codes for MAAAAAAAKEADMKKMELMKEVRAHQVAIGELNNLPPSRAAYQKTCNIFFRKDIKSAVASQQKQLDIAKAKLQKLDQAS; via the exons atggctgcggcggcggcggcggcgaaggaggCGGACATGAAGAAGATGGAGCTTATGAAGGAG GTAAGAGCGCACCAAGTGGCGATTGGGGAGCTCAACAACCTGCCTCCATCCAGG GCCGCGTACCAGAAGACCTGCAACATCTTCTTCCGCAAGGACATCAAATCCGCCGTCGCGTCCCAGCAGA AGCAACTTGATATCGCCAAGGCGAAGCTGCAGAAGCTAGATCAGGCATCATGA
- the LOC119302099 gene encoding uncharacterized protein LOC119302099 isoform X2 — MAAAAAAAKEADMKKMELMKEVRAHQVAIGELNNLPPSRKTCNIFFRKDIKSAVASQQKQLDIAKAKLQKLDQAS; from the exons atggctgcggcggcggcggcggcgaaggaggCGGACATGAAGAAGATGGAGCTTATGAAGGAG GTAAGAGCGCACCAAGTGGCGATTGGGGAGCTCAACAACCTGCCTCCATCCAGG AAGACCTGCAACATCTTCTTCCGCAAGGACATCAAATCCGCCGTCGCGTCCCAGCAGA AGCAACTTGATATCGCCAAGGCGAAGCTGCAGAAGCTAGATCAGGCATCATGA